One genomic segment of Candidatus Neomarinimicrobiota bacterium includes these proteins:
- a CDS encoding histidine--tRNA ligase, whose translation MSIKAIKGTKDILPWESPLWHHVETVCREVFSSAFYQEIRTPVFEKTELFARGIGEFSDIVSKEMYTFQDKGGEWLTLRPEYTASVIRSYIQHHYEQQSPLHKLWYVGPLFRQERPQAGRLRQFHQFGIELIGSEYPEADAEVITLACEIYQKVGLREWELHINSIGNTKDRLRYIQLLAESLKPHFDAFCPVCRKRFDINILRLFDCKNKSCQKLLDDHAPKINDHLSPEDNAHFEQVCKLLDVQGITYTINPKLVRGLDYYTRTTFEIKGKQLGAQDALCGGGRYDNLVEELGGKSTPAVGFAAGVERLILALEAEKIADVPASRPDLYIATLDVESYQGILKTCTALRHQGFVIETDLLRRSVKAMMRDANKKQAQYVTVIGPEELESGTLTLKNLQTGETSQIAWNELGKALGKESHTL comes from the coding sequence ATGTCTATCAAAGCTATTAAAGGGACAAAGGACATACTCCCATGGGAATCGCCGCTCTGGCATCATGTGGAAACGGTGTGTCGGGAAGTTTTTTCCTCTGCTTTCTATCAGGAAATCAGAACCCCGGTATTTGAAAAAACTGAACTATTTGCCCGGGGTATCGGCGAATTTTCTGATATCGTCAGCAAAGAAATGTATACGTTTCAGGATAAAGGGGGAGAATGGCTGACCCTTCGGCCCGAATACACTGCATCCGTCATCCGTTCCTACATTCAGCATCATTATGAACAACAATCTCCGTTACATAAATTGTGGTATGTTGGTCCACTGTTCAGACAGGAACGTCCCCAGGCTGGCCGGCTCCGGCAGTTTCACCAGTTCGGGATCGAACTCATTGGCTCTGAATATCCTGAAGCAGATGCTGAAGTGATTACACTTGCCTGTGAGATATACCAAAAAGTGGGGCTCCGGGAATGGGAGCTACATATCAACAGTATCGGCAATACTAAAGATCGCCTTAGATATATTCAGTTACTGGCAGAATCCCTGAAGCCCCATTTTGACGCATTCTGTCCTGTTTGCCGTAAACGGTTTGATATAAATATTCTCAGGCTTTTTGACTGTAAAAATAAATCCTGCCAGAAACTTCTGGATGACCATGCACCGAAAATCAACGATCACCTTTCCCCTGAAGACAACGCTCATTTTGAACAGGTCTGTAAATTGCTGGATGTCCAGGGAATAACATACACCATCAATCCGAAACTGGTGCGGGGACTGGATTATTATACCCGTACAACGTTTGAAATCAAAGGAAAACAGTTGGGAGCCCAGGATGCCCTCTGTGGTGGCGGACGCTATGACAATCTTGTGGAGGAGCTGGGAGGAAAATCAACTCCGGCTGTCGGATTTGCAGCAGGTGTCGAACGGTTGATTCTGGCGCTGGAAGCCGAAAAGATAGCAGATGTGCCGGCATCACGTCCGGATCTTTACATTGCAACCCTTGATGTTGAGTCCTATCAGGGTATTCTGAAAACGTGTACCGCACTCAGGCATCAGGGATTTGTCATAGAAACGGATTTGCTCCGTCGAAGTGTGAAAGCCATGATGCGGGATGCCAATAAAAAACAGGCACAGTATGTCACTGTAATCGGCCCCGAAGAACTGGAATCAGGGACTCTCACATTGAAAAATCTGCAAACAGGCGAAACCAGTCAGATCGCATGGAATGAGCTCGGGAAAGCCCTTGGAAAAGAAAGCCATACCCTTTAA
- a CDS encoding ATP-binding cassette domain-containing protein produces the protein MIKFENIYVKKKDKVILNHISGEIREGDRILITGPSGSGKTTFLKTLLFFDYPETAEISFQNRKVSKKDIHQYRSVFGYIGQNPPAFTGKTSSLMRFMVRNIEDKHKQLMELMDFFSLDDKLLDSSFLSLSNGEKQRINIIISLLLNRNIYLLDEITSNLDPENVQKTIRCFSREDLTCLVVSHQEEWQTFATRRWNLNGTLKEVNT, from the coding sequence TTGATAAAGTTTGAAAACATTTATGTGAAAAAAAAGGATAAAGTTATTTTAAATCATATCTCCGGAGAAATTCGTGAGGGTGACAGGATTCTCATTACCGGTCCCTCAGGAAGTGGAAAAACGACATTCCTGAAAACACTCCTCTTTTTTGATTATCCCGAAACAGCAGAAATCAGTTTTCAGAACCGGAAAGTGAGTAAAAAAGACATTCATCAATACAGATCCGTATTTGGTTATATTGGACAAAATCCGCCGGCATTCACCGGTAAAACCTCTTCTCTGATGCGGTTTATGGTGAGAAATATAGAAGATAAGCATAAGCAGTTGATGGAGCTGATGGATTTTTTCTCCCTGGATGATAAGTTACTGGACAGCTCTTTCCTGTCCTTGTCCAACGGTGAAAAACAACGGATTAACATCATTATTTCATTGCTTTTAAACCGGAATATCTACTTGCTGGACGAAATTACATCAAATCTCGATCCTGAAAATGTCCAAAAAACCATCCGGTGCTTTTCCCGTGAGGATCTCACATGCCTTGTGGTGAGTCACCAGGAAGAGTGGCAGACCTTTGCAACACGCCGGTGGAATCTCAACGGAACTTTAAAGGAGGTGAACACATGA
- a CDS encoding ABC transporter permease: protein MNTQGTFDIPIMNIVMYSSILFVPLLIFIWLDLKVYKDLFISITRMILQLIFIGLYLKYLFIYDQIWLNLSWVLIMILAANFTILKNSGMLNKRIYLTIIPVYFVIVFLVFLTFLIPLGYENLRSARYMIPLIGMILGNILSSNIIGLQRFYEDLIHHEDDYIQYILAGAGFIEAIKPFARHALKTSIMPKLGVMATMGLVSIPGMMTGQILGGVPPVAAIKYQIVIMIGIFSSATLSVICSILVSAILNFDAYGRIRKDVRDLL from the coding sequence ATGAATACACAGGGAACCTTTGATATTCCCATTATGAATATTGTCATGTATAGTTCCATCCTGTTTGTTCCCCTTTTAATTTTCATCTGGTTGGATCTTAAAGTGTATAAAGATTTATTCATTTCAATTACCCGGATGATTCTCCAGTTGATTTTCATCGGTCTTTATCTGAAATACCTTTTCATTTATGATCAGATCTGGCTGAATCTTTCCTGGGTTCTTATCATGATCCTTGCGGCGAATTTTACTATTCTGAAAAACAGCGGCATGCTGAACAAACGCATTTATCTGACCATAATTCCCGTTTATTTTGTTATTGTTTTCCTGGTCTTTCTTACGTTTTTAATCCCTCTGGGATATGAAAACCTCCGTTCAGCCCGGTATATGATTCCTTTGATCGGCATGATTCTGGGGAATATCCTGAGCAGTAACATCATCGGCTTACAGCGTTTTTATGAAGATCTTATCCATCATGAAGATGATTACATTCAGTATATCCTGGCCGGTGCCGGTTTTATCGAAGCCATTAAACCCTTTGCACGGCATGCACTAAAAACGTCAATTATGCCTAAACTCGGGGTGATGGCTACCATGGGACTTGTATCGATTCCCGGAATGATGACAGGGCAGATTCTGGGCGGTGTTCCTCCGGTTGCTGCCATTAAATATCAAATCGTTATTATGATCGGTATCTTTTCTTCTGCCACTTTATCTGTCATTTGTTCAATCCTGGTGTCTGCTATTTTAAATTTTGATGCCTATGGAAGAATTCGCAAGGATGTGAGAGATCTTCTATGA
- a CDS encoding DUF4147 domain-containing protein — protein MIKSSRNIAHDLENIIHESIRNCHPEKILPPYLKNLFIRPPYALISIGKAAVSMAEVFMNHISVSPDINCVITSPEYIPENYRNDLTIYPGEHPYPGEKTLSTSEHVLERILKSIPGNGQIVLLLSGGGSALFEIPQPGLCIRDISIITKALMEKGADIQALNTVRKQMSAVKGGKLARLLYPREIKALIMSDVMGDNLELIASGPVTPDTSTFEDAQTILSAYGLDTNLLKGIKKQKENTDFSHVTSTLISNNQTLIDQCRKVIHKRGKQSRLLPFSLSGEASMCGKRIADYIVLAVETFPVFYIGGGETSVTVRGSGIGGRNMEVALKAGLELYKTPYTWGVACVGSDGIDGPTDAAGAFITRQMLCENTVVQGEKALKNNNTYPFFKSFHSLIKTGYTGINLNDLFIAFLDKPS, from the coding sequence ATGATAAAAAGCAGTAGAAATATAGCACATGATTTGGAGAATATCATCCACGAAAGCATCCGGAATTGCCACCCGGAAAAAATCCTCCCGCCATATCTGAAAAATCTTTTCATCCGTCCTCCCTATGCCCTAATATCCATCGGTAAAGCCGCAGTTTCCATGGCAGAAGTTTTCATGAATCATATTTCTGTATCTCCTGATATAAACTGTGTTATCACCTCTCCGGAATATATCCCGGAAAATTACAGAAATGATTTAACGATTTATCCGGGAGAACACCCTTATCCGGGAGAAAAAACATTAAGTACCTCGGAACATGTACTCGAACGAATTCTGAAAAGCATTCCGGGGAACGGACAGATTGTATTGCTGTTATCGGGCGGGGGTTCAGCCTTGTTTGAAATCCCGCAACCCGGATTGTGTATAAGGGACATATCCATCATTACGAAAGCTCTCATGGAAAAAGGGGCAGACATTCAGGCACTCAATACCGTCCGAAAACAGATGTCTGCCGTAAAAGGTGGGAAACTTGCACGCTTACTGTATCCCCGTGAAATTAAAGCTCTCATCATGTCTGATGTCATGGGAGATAACCTTGAGCTGATTGCTTCAGGTCCGGTAACACCCGATACGAGTACATTTGAAGATGCACAGACAATATTATCAGCGTATGGTCTTGATACAAACCTTCTCAAGGGAATAAAAAAACAAAAAGAGAATACAGATTTCAGTCATGTTACCAGTACACTTATTTCAAACAACCAAACGCTGATTGATCAATGCAGGAAAGTTATACACAAAAGAGGAAAGCAATCCCGGCTTCTCCCCTTTTCCCTTTCCGGCGAGGCTTCAATGTGTGGAAAACGTATTGCCGATTATATCGTATTAGCGGTTGAAACATTTCCCGTTTTTTATATCGGCGGAGGAGAAACGTCGGTGACTGTCCGCGGAAGCGGTATTGGCGGACGTAACATGGAAGTGGCATTAAAAGCAGGACTGGAATTATACAAAACACCTTATACCTGGGGCGTGGCCTGTGTTGGTTCTGACGGTATAGACGGTCCCACCGATGCAGCCGGAGCTTTTATTACACGTCAGATGCTTTGTGAGAATACCGTGGTACAAGGAGAAAAAGCTCTTAAAAATAATAACACATACCCTTTTTTTAAATCATTCCACAGTTTGATAAAAACCGGCTACACGGGTATCAACCTGAATGATTTGTTTATTGCATTTTTGGATAAGCCATCCTAG
- a CDS encoding threonylcarbamoyl-AMP synthase translates to MSEYIKNYEAKRDLILNILHSGGIIAYPTDTIFGLGVDALNPKAVEILYDLKQRPNKLPFSILFPRVENILEITNLSEKCSRFLTDVFPGPVTAVLPLKNPHYFSSGFLSDEYAGFRIPEHPFCQWLSQNYGNPVITTSANPSGTAPLLTLHEIEKVYRKKIDLYIDDPADGFSRSNLPSTVFKITREGNMDILREGQIPGKKLLERFYEISGDQ, encoded by the coding sequence ATGAGTGAGTATATTAAAAACTATGAGGCTAAAAGAGATCTGATATTGAATATTTTACATTCAGGAGGTATTATTGCCTATCCTACGGATACGATTTTTGGTCTGGGCGTTGATGCTTTAAATCCAAAAGCCGTTGAAATCCTGTATGACCTGAAACAAAGACCTAACAAACTCCCTTTCAGTATTTTGTTTCCACGTGTGGAAAATATTCTTGAGATTACTAATTTATCCGAAAAATGCAGCCGTTTTTTGACCGATGTGTTCCCCGGACCTGTAACAGCCGTGTTGCCATTAAAAAACCCTCATTATTTTTCATCAGGATTTTTGTCGGACGAATACGCCGGATTCCGTATTCCGGAACATCCCTTTTGTCAATGGCTCTCGCAAAATTACGGGAATCCGGTGATTACCACATCGGCAAATCCCTCCGGTACGGCTCCCTTATTGACTCTCCATGAAATAGAAAAGGTGTATCGGAAAAAAATTGACCTTTATATCGACGATCCTGCTGACGGTTTTTCCCGTTCCAATTTACCCAGCACGGTTTTTAAAATAACCCGCGAAGGAAACATGGACATTCTCCGCGAAGGACAAATCCCGGGAAAGAAGCTGCTGGAAAGGTTTTATGAAATATCAGGAGATCAGTAG
- a CDS encoding HIT domain-containing protein, with amino-acid sequence MDYLWAPWRIEYIRRDKSGKDRCIFCQKPAEDDDEENLIVYRGQYTFVLMNLFPYNNGHLMIAPYRHTSDYLSLTDDENREITELTKISLRVLDACLTPQGYNIGINLGSVSGAGIADHLHQHIVPRWLGDTNFMPIIGHTKVMMDGLKETWKELHDTFIKMKDARKSE; translated from the coding sequence ATGGATTATCTCTGGGCTCCCTGGCGGATTGAATATATCCGTCGGGATAAATCCGGGAAAGATCGTTGTATTTTCTGTCAGAAGCCAGCTGAGGACGATGATGAGGAAAACCTGATTGTCTACCGCGGGCAATACACCTTTGTCCTGATGAATCTCTTTCCATATAACAACGGACATCTGATGATTGCCCCTTACCGGCATACATCGGATTACCTGTCCCTGACGGATGATGAAAACCGTGAAATAACAGAACTCACCAAAATCTCCCTCCGTGTGCTCGACGCCTGTCTGACTCCCCAGGGATATAATATCGGCATAAATCTTGGCAGTGTAAGCGGAGCCGGAATAGCAGATCACCTCCATCAGCATATTGTTCCCCGGTGGCTTGGGGATACGAATTTTATGCCGATCATTGGCCATACCAAGGTTATGATGGACGGACTGAAAGAGACATGGAAAGAACTTCATGACACCTTCATTAAGATGAAAGATGCCCGGAAATCTGAATGA
- a CDS encoding acyl--CoA ligase — translation MSLYSSFFQITKQKHDKIFLTHGEQNDTYHDVLDKSLQIAGYLLDSGVKKRSRIALMLPSSPEFFYIVLALSRLECTVVPVDPHFKALALRHVLSDADIPVIIYHKDYENSVADAIDILDNIKTTVAVGGKGDLSDTYIDLSLKHALYGGPFNPDSRQEAVIFFSSGTSGPSKGGIFNNRQLLMNAQSFNETMILHENETLCAQFPLHHFWGFTTILVCSLINGNRVILNQTTNLPETPGDSKGMILIGDTNYFEILSESVRELPRGYLYGITAGGHLKPDVQSWFYEKCHFPIFRGYGLIEAGPVILINNDESKLRSIGIPLHNVSVSIRHGDTVVPDQKIGELCIRKESVVSGFTSGQDKLSDALNKGWFHTGDLCYQDMDGYIYFVDRIENRIRINGFDMFPESAENILRKHPNIREAVIVGIPFDNRGNEKAVAYVVPEKLSQADPEALKEYLAGKIPRYQIPSDFIFLDHLPVGATGKIARQTIRRNAIHHNNKMNNLSSKPEDD, via the coding sequence ATGTCTTTGTACTCAAGTTTTTTTCAGATTACAAAGCAAAAACATGACAAAATTTTTCTCACTCATGGTGAACAAAATGATACATACCATGATGTTCTGGATAAATCCCTGCAAATTGCAGGATATTTGCTGGATTCCGGTGTAAAAAAGAGGTCCCGTATTGCACTCATGCTTCCTTCTTCACCGGAGTTCTTCTATATCGTACTGGCTTTATCCCGTCTGGAATGCACGGTTGTCCCTGTAGATCCACATTTTAAAGCTTTGGCTCTCAGACATGTTTTGAGTGATGCCGATATTCCGGTGATCATCTACCACAAGGATTATGAAAATAGTGTGGCGGATGCTATCGACATTCTCGATAATATTAAAACCACAGTAGCTGTTGGTGGTAAAGGAGACCTTTCAGATACTTATATAGACTTGTCATTGAAACATGCACTCTATGGCGGCCCCTTCAATCCGGACAGCCGGCAGGAAGCCGTTATATTTTTCAGTTCCGGTACCAGCGGACCTTCCAAAGGAGGTATTTTCAATAACCGCCAGCTGCTGATGAATGCTCAGTCCTTCAACGAAACCATGATTCTCCATGAAAACGAAACCCTGTGTGCCCAGTTTCCCCTTCATCATTTTTGGGGATTCACTACTATTCTCGTTTGTTCTTTGATAAATGGAAACCGGGTAATATTGAATCAAACAACCAATTTGCCTGAGACACCGGGAGATTCCAAAGGGATGATCCTGATCGGTGATACGAATTATTTTGAAATACTGTCGGAATCTGTCCGGGAACTCCCACGCGGGTATCTGTACGGGATCACTGCAGGAGGACACCTGAAACCGGATGTCCAATCATGGTTTTATGAAAAATGTCATTTTCCCATCTTCAGGGGCTACGGCCTGATAGAAGCCGGTCCTGTGATTTTGATCAATAACGATGAAAGCAAACTCCGTTCAATCGGAATTCCCCTCCATAATGTGTCCGTTTCAATCCGCCATGGAGATACTGTCGTTCCTGATCAGAAAATCGGTGAATTATGTATTCGGAAAGAATCGGTTGTATCCGGGTTTACTTCAGGACAGGATAAACTAAGTGATGCACTGAACAAGGGGTGGTTTCATACAGGGGATCTCTGTTATCAGGATATGGACGGTTATATTTATTTTGTGGACCGTATTGAAAACCGCATCCGGATTAATGGATTTGACATGTTTCCTGAAAGTGCAGAAAATATTCTCAGAAAACATCCCAATATCCGGGAAGCGGTTATTGTGGGTATACCTTTTGACAACCGCGGGAATGAGAAGGCTGTTGCTTATGTCGTTCCGGAAAAACTGAGTCAGGCAGATCCGGAAGCTCTGAAAGAATACCTGGCGGGAAAAATCCCCCGGTATCAAATTCCCTCGGATTTCATTTTTTTAGATCATTTACCTGTGGGAGCTACAGGGAAAATCGCCCGACAGACTATCCGCAGAAATGCCATACACCATAACAATAAAATGAATAATTTATCTTCAAAACCGGAGGACGATTGA
- a CDS encoding DUF4835 family protein gives MAINKILKFILLIPVFLSGQVLIPNVSMDSERIESSYLPEIEELKQQIIQYIQTESFSDETYDFQIPYRISIFIRSIDESGTDRVYTCEAFFTNDYDQRYYDPQWKFEYSSGASLYRSTGIFNPLTGIIDYYGYLIVGTELDAIELLGGNAIFEKANQIIQRSQSGRWSSGWRNRISDFEAITRNYRLRKARFFLSEAFWAIEDQKKELALSKLKESLLLIQEIIRIRNKDKFTNDFIESHYKDVEYFVSALEDTSFMPLYRDINPNEKKYFDSVIEKYY, from the coding sequence ATGGCAATAAATAAAATTCTTAAATTTATTTTACTTATCCCTGTTTTTCTCTCGGGTCAGGTTTTAATCCCGAATGTCAGTATGGATTCAGAAAGAATCGAATCCTCTTATCTTCCTGAAATAGAAGAACTTAAGCAACAAATTATCCAATATATCCAAACAGAATCCTTTTCGGATGAAACCTATGATTTTCAGATACCCTACCGGATATCCATATTTATCCGGAGCATTGATGAAAGCGGGACAGACCGGGTGTACACCTGCGAGGCATTTTTTACCAATGATTATGATCAGCGGTATTACGATCCCCAGTGGAAATTTGAATATTCAAGCGGTGCTTCCCTGTACCGTTCAACGGGAATATTCAATCCATTAACAGGCATCATAGATTACTATGGATATCTGATAGTCGGTACGGAACTTGATGCTATTGAACTTTTAGGAGGGAATGCGATTTTTGAAAAAGCCAACCAGATTATCCAAAGAAGCCAGTCCGGCCGCTGGAGCTCCGGTTGGCGCAACCGGATTTCTGACTTTGAAGCTATTACCCGGAATTACAGGCTAAGAAAAGCCCGTTTTTTTCTGAGCGAGGCTTTCTGGGCAATAGAAGACCAAAAAAAGGAACTTGCGTTAAGCAAATTGAAGGAATCTCTCTTGCTGATACAGGAAATTATACGTATCCGGAATAAAGACAAATTCACCAATGATTTTATCGAAAGTCATTATAAAGACGTCGAGTATTTCGTGTCTGCCTTGGAAGACACCTCATTTATGCCTTTATACAGGGATATCAATCCCAATGAAAAAAAATATTTTGATTCTGTCATTGAAAAATACTACTGA
- a CDS encoding elongation factor G, translated as MKTFDTKHVRNFSLIGHSASGKTILSDALLLLAGEINRIGSIEEGSTTSDYSSDEIERQISIKTSFMHFEKNGVKCNILDTPGYMDFAGEVISAAKVVENAMVLVNATSGIEVGTEFAWNYVNDYKTTAMIVMSMLDKEHTQFDTITDSVRDRFSNRIYPIQYPVNPGPAFDSIIDLLKRKMLVFDKNGVYTEEEIPADLKDTFDTRYEELVEMIAESDDVLLEKFFESGELTEEELKDGLRRAILERNFFPLVCVSSEKKVGISRMMEIMVDYYPDPSQNKEWKVKKSGDSDPEPITIDEKGVTAVFIYKTVHEQHVGDISYFKVISGNLKVGDELKNPATNTSERFGNLYILNGKHRKEVSEIKAGDIGIAVKLKNTMTNHTLVDSKEPWQFVGIKYPEPVIRVAVEAAAKGDEEKIGTGLAQVQAEDPTFHYVVDSELKQTIVSGMGEIHLDISLKKIAQRFNVEIVQVQPKIPYRETIRKTTTARYRHKKQSGGAGQFGEVELRIEPLPRGTGIEFASELVGMNVDRSFVPSIEKGVRQACEAGPLSGNKVIDVKAVVFDGKQHPVDSKDIAFQIAARGAFRDAFTKADPILLEPIYEIEITIPEEYMGDVMGDISARRGKVLGMDSDGHFQIIKAEVPLANLYKYSNTLRSLCQGRGYHRRKFSHYEYVPREIQEKIVEEYLKEREEGH; from the coding sequence ATGAAAACATTCGATACGAAGCATGTTCGGAACTTTTCTTTAATAGGACATTCCGCCAGCGGTAAAACCATTTTGTCTGATGCACTTTTACTTTTGGCCGGTGAAATCAACCGGATCGGATCCATTGAAGAGGGGAGTACCACTTCAGATTATTCCAGTGATGAAATAGAACGCCAAATATCTATTAAAACATCTTTTATGCATTTTGAAAAGAATGGTGTAAAATGCAATATTCTGGATACGCCGGGCTATATGGATTTTGCCGGAGAAGTAATCAGTGCTGCGAAAGTGGTTGAAAATGCCATGGTTCTGGTCAATGCTACATCCGGTATTGAAGTGGGGACCGAATTTGCATGGAATTATGTCAATGATTACAAGACAACAGCCATGATTGTTATGTCTATGCTTGATAAGGAACATACGCAATTCGATACAATTACTGACAGTGTTCGTGATCGTTTTTCCAACCGGATCTATCCTATACAGTATCCTGTTAACCCCGGCCCTGCCTTTGACAGCATTATCGACCTGTTGAAAAGAAAAATGCTGGTTTTTGATAAGAACGGCGTTTATACGGAAGAAGAAATCCCGGCAGATTTAAAGGACACTTTCGACACACGTTATGAAGAACTGGTGGAAATGATTGCAGAATCGGATGATGTCCTGCTGGAAAAGTTTTTTGAATCCGGTGAATTGACAGAAGAGGAGCTGAAGGATGGGCTTCGGCGTGCTATTCTTGAGCGGAATTTCTTTCCCCTTGTTTGTGTTTCGTCTGAAAAAAAAGTGGGCATTTCACGCATGATGGAAATTATGGTGGATTATTATCCTGACCCGTCACAAAATAAAGAATGGAAGGTGAAAAAATCCGGTGATAGTGATCCCGAACCCATTACAATTGATGAAAAAGGAGTTACGGCAGTTTTTATTTATAAAACCGTCCATGAACAGCATGTGGGGGATATTTCCTACTTCAAGGTTATCAGCGGAAACCTGAAAGTGGGGGATGAATTAAAAAATCCGGCAACCAATACATCCGAACGTTTCGGAAACCTTTATATTTTGAACGGAAAACACCGGAAAGAGGTTTCGGAAATCAAGGCCGGTGATATTGGTATTGCTGTCAAATTGAAAAATACCATGACCAATCATACGCTGGTGGATTCCAAAGAGCCCTGGCAGTTTGTGGGGATTAAATATCCCGAACCTGTAATTCGTGTTGCTGTGGAAGCAGCTGCAAAAGGCGATGAAGAGAAAATCGGGACAGGCCTGGCACAGGTTCAGGCTGAGGATCCGACCTTTCATTATGTCGTGGATTCCGAATTGAAGCAGACGATTGTCTCTGGTATGGGAGAAATTCATCTGGATATATCCCTGAAGAAAATTGCCCAGCGATTCAACGTGGAAATTGTCCAGGTTCAACCGAAAATACCGTATCGTGAAACCATTCGAAAAACAACCACAGCCCGTTATCGCCATAAAAAACAGTCCGGTGGTGCAGGACAGTTTGGTGAAGTGGAACTCCGAATTGAACCCTTGCCCCGGGGGACAGGCATTGAATTTGCCAGTGAGCTTGTGGGAATGAATGTGGACCGGTCTTTTGTACCGTCTATTGAAAAAGGTGTCCGTCAGGCTTGCGAAGCCGGCCCCCTTTCCGGAAATAAGGTCATTGATGTGAAAGCGGTTGTCTTTGACGGAAAACAGCACCCGGTAGATTCAAAGGATATCGCTTTCCAGATTGCGGCCCGTGGTGCTTTTCGGGACGCTTTTACGAAAGCAGATCCTATTTTGCTGGAACCTATTTATGAGATCGAAATCACCATTCCCGAAGAATACATGGGCGATGTCATGGGAGATATCTCCGCCCGCCGTGGCAAGGTCCTCGGTATGGATTCTGACGGACACTTCCAGATCATTAAGGCGGAAGTACCTTTGGCCAATCTCTATAAATATTCCAATACCCTTCGCTCTCTCTGTCAGGGCCGTGGATATCACCGCAGAAAATTCAGTCACTATGAATATGTTCCCAGGGAAATTCAGGAAAAAATTGTCGAAGAATACCTGAAAGAACGGGAAGAAGGACATTAA